The Toxorhynchites rutilus septentrionalis strain SRP chromosome 3, ASM2978413v1, whole genome shotgun sequence genome includes a region encoding these proteins:
- the LOC129774218 gene encoding uncharacterized protein LOC129774218 produces the protein MTNQEVVCKGFCKANFHFNCAKISEALYKEVDNQPGFFWMCKGCRDVMANARSRNAMVSINAAAKEVKDVYQKLVDDLKTDIKESLIAELKQEIQGGFNKLTPAVSSPLPRHFNFNFGNRSTPKRGRDEDILPSQEQPTKIFHGTGQSVNNTLLRSGSRADDKFWVYLSKISPDVKEADVQPLVKERLSTDDVIAKPLVPKGRPLSTLTFVSFKIGVSQDLKAKAMDPSTWPREIEFREFLEYGTNVQHFWKPPQVIDTGTSATNQSQQLPIQGGSQ, from the coding sequence ATGACCAACCAAGAGGTTGTCTGCAAAGGTTTCTGTAAAGCGAATTTCCATTTTAATTGTGCAAAAATATCGGAGGCGCTTTACAAGGAAGTTGATAATCAGCCCGGATTTTTCTGGATGTGCAAAGGATGTCGTGACGTCATGGCGAACGCTCGTTCTAGAAACGCCATGGTATCGATCAATGCTGCTGCTAAGGAGGTAAAAGACGTGTACCAGAAACTTGTTGATGATCTGAAGACGGATATCAAGGAGAGTTTGATTGCAGAACTCAAGCAAGAGATCCAAGGTGGCTTCAATAAGCTGACCCCTGCTGTCTCGTCGCCTTTACCTCGTCATTTCAACTTTAATTTTGGTAATCGATCAACGCCGAAAAGAGGTCGTGATGAGGACATATTGCCGTCACAAGAACAACCAACGAAAATCTTCCACGGTACCGGTCAGTCCGTAAACAATACGCTTTTGAGATCAGGATCGAGAGCTGATGACAAATTTTGGGTGTATCTCTCCAAAATATCTCCAGATGTCAAGGAAGCAGATGTCCAACCACTAGTTAAGGAGCGCTTATCGACGGATGATGTTATTGCTAAGCCGCTAGTTCCAAAGGGTCGGCCATTGTCAACTTTGACCTTCGTCTCTTTCAAGATAGGCGTCAGTCAAGATCTGAAGGCCAAAGCTATGGACCCTTCTACGTGGCCCAGAGAAATCGAGTTCAGGGAATTCCTAGAGTATGGTACAAATGTACAACATTTTTGGAAGCCCCCGCAAGTCATCGACACGGGAACATCAGCAACGAACCAATCACAGCAACTCCCCATCCAGGGAGGGAGTCAGTAA